In Desulfopila inferna, a single window of DNA contains:
- a CDS encoding DEAD/DEAH box helicase gives MIINLITTTRLKIKNAVMQGKRKSLSFLPGKFRNGTAGENPLPPEQAEKKNENSPPQQQQVDREAPQKARPEKKKKWQLSSFQVDPLPGKVRFHDIGLPQQVMRAIADLGFQYCTPVQAESLPHLLEGKDLVANANTGTGKTAVFLMAILTRLLGENKEKKSDRVRTLILAPTRELVIQIAAEAKELSRYTHLRVAAVYGGTEYRKQMEFCEKRCDIVVATPGRLLDFCQKGVLNLQSCEIVVIDEADRMLDMGFIPDVRRIMGQLPNRGTRQTLMFSATITEEVKRLASQWCKDPVNVVVESEQVAVESVDQKVYLVTASEKYKILYNLIKGNGGGRIVVFANQKAEARKLYERLRRNEINCTLLTGDVPQTKRTDRLERFRAGGIEVLVATDVAGRGLHVEGITHVVNYSLPYEPEDYVHRIGRTGRAGAAGVSVSFACEEGSFILPDIEEFMGKKLECFSPEEHLLIEPPKGVPYSGPKAPNSGSKNYKAKSKGRSYHGKRQPKRNA, from the coding sequence ATGATAATAAATCTAATTACCACCACCCGTTTGAAGATCAAAAATGCCGTTATGCAGGGGAAGCGCAAATCACTTAGCTTTCTACCTGGAAAGTTCCGCAACGGTACTGCTGGAGAAAACCCGCTCCCGCCCGAGCAGGCTGAAAAGAAAAATGAAAATTCCCCTCCTCAACAACAGCAGGTCGACAGAGAGGCCCCGCAAAAAGCCAGGCCGGAAAAGAAAAAGAAATGGCAGCTGAGCAGCTTTCAAGTCGATCCTCTTCCCGGTAAGGTCCGGTTTCATGATATCGGACTTCCCCAGCAGGTGATGCGGGCTATCGCTGATCTGGGTTTTCAGTACTGCACCCCGGTACAGGCTGAGTCTTTACCTCATCTGCTTGAGGGCAAAGATCTTGTAGCCAATGCCAATACCGGCACGGGCAAGACGGCGGTGTTTCTCATGGCCATACTGACGCGGCTTCTGGGAGAGAATAAGGAGAAGAAATCCGACAGGGTGAGGACACTCATCCTGGCTCCGACCCGCGAACTCGTTATTCAAATAGCCGCAGAGGCCAAAGAGCTCAGCCGCTATACACATCTGCGGGTGGCAGCCGTCTACGGCGGCACGGAGTATCGCAAGCAGATGGAATTCTGCGAAAAACGCTGTGATATTGTGGTCGCCACCCCGGGCAGGTTGCTGGATTTCTGTCAAAAAGGGGTATTGAATCTGCAAAGCTGCGAAATAGTGGTGATTGATGAGGCCGACCGGATGCTGGATATGGGGTTCATTCCTGATGTGCGCCGCATTATGGGCCAATTGCCGAACAGAGGAACGCGGCAGACCCTGATGTTTTCGGCAACCATAACCGAAGAAGTTAAAAGACTAGCTTCCCAGTGGTGCAAGGATCCGGTCAATGTTGTGGTAGAGTCGGAGCAGGTTGCCGTTGAAAGTGTGGACCAGAAGGTTTATCTGGTGACTGCTTCGGAAAAGTACAAAATTCTCTATAATCTCATCAAGGGGAACGGAGGCGGGCGAATTGTGGTATTTGCCAACCAGAAAGCGGAGGCGAGAAAGCTCTATGAGAGATTGCGTCGCAATGAAATCAATTGCACTTTGCTCACTGGAGATGTACCTCAAACAAAAAGGACAGACCGCCTCGAACGTTTCCGGGCCGGTGGTATAGAGGTTCTGGTGGCTACCGATGTGGCCGGCAGGGGGCTTCATGTGGAGGGGATAACTCATGTCGTCAACTATAGCCTGCCATATGAGCCGGAGGACTATGTCCATAGAATAGGCCGAACCGGTCGAGCCGGCGCCGCCGGGGTTTCCGTCAGCTTTGCCTGCGAGGAGGGCAGCTTTATCCTGCCGGATATCGAAGAATTCATGGGAAAAAAGCTGGAATGCTTTTCGCCCGAAGAGCACCTGTTGATAGAACCGCCTAAAGGTGTGCCCTATAGTGGGCCAAAGGCGCCCAACAGCGGCAGTAAAAATTACAAGGCAAAGTCAAAAGGCCGGAGCTACCATGGCAAGCGGCAGCCGAAAAGGAACGCCTGA